The DNA sequence GGCGCGCCCCGAAATGATGAAGGGCGTTGAAGCACAAGGAGAGGCCGGGCGGCGACCGAGGGGCGTCACCCGGCCTCCCCACGACACGCGTCAGGACATCCAGGTCTGATCGCTTTGCAGCTCCCACTTCACGGTGACCTTTCGGGGGCGCGTCCAGAAGCGGAACCCGTCCATACCGGTCATGTCACCGTGGCCAAACTTGCTATCGTTCCATCCCCCGAAAGCAAAAGGCTCACGGGGCACGGGCACGCCGATGTTGACGCCACACATCCCGGCCTCAAATCGGCTGAGCGCGCGCTCAGCCACCGCGCCGCTGGTGGTGTAAATGCACGCGGCGTTGCCAAAAGGGCTGGCGTTTTCGATCGCCAGCGCCTCGTCCAGCGTCGAAGTGCGAATGATGGAGAGCACCGGCCCAAAGATCTCCTCGCGCACGCAGGCCATCTCCGGCGTACAGCCGTCGATGATCGTGGGCCCCACCCAGTACCCCTCCGACCCCGGCACTGTGGCCCCTCGCCCGTCGACCAGAATCGTTGCACCGGCGGCCTCGGCCTCATCGATGTAGCGCAGAATACGCTCGCGCGACTCCTGGGAGATGATCGCCCCGATGTCCTTTCCGGGAACCAGCTCACGAGAGCGCTGGGCGACCTGCTCCACGATGTGATCGACCTCGCCCACGGCCAGCAGCACCGAGGCGGCCATGCATCGCTGTCCGGCACACCCGGTATACGAGGCCACAATATTGTCGGAGGTCACCTGAGGCGAGGCGTCGGGCACCACGACCAGGTGGTTCTTCGCGCCTCCCAGCCCCAGGACTTTTTTGCCGGTCTGGGCCCCCCGGGCGTAGAGCATCTTCGCAACCGGCGTCGATCCCACAAACGCGACCGCCTTGATGCCCTCATGATCGATGATCGTCTCAACGGCGTCTTTGCCGCCATGCACGATGTTGAGGACGCCGTCGGGGAGTCCGGCCTCCTGAAAGATCTCCGCCAGGCGCATCGCCCCGTAGGGCACCTTTTCGGAGGGCTTGAGGATAAAGGTATTGCCGGCCACCAGAGCCTGCGGAAGCATCCACAAGGGCACCATGGTGGGGAAATTAAAGGGGACGATGCCCGCGACCACGCCCAGGGGCTCATGAATCACCCGGCAGTTGACGCCGCGACTCACATCGAGCTGACCGCCATCGGCCATGTTCTGCAACGAGGCGCCCATCTCCACGCACTCGATGCCCTTGAGCACGCTGCCGCGGGCCTGGGCGATGGTCTTGCCGTTCTCGTGAGAGAGCAGCCAGGAGAGCTCATCGAGGTTGGCCTCCATCAACGCCTTAACGCGGTAGAGCACCTGGGCGCGCTCGCGTATCGGCATCGCCTTCCAGGCCGGGAGCGCGGCCGTGGCTGCCGCAAAGGCATCTTCCACATCGGCGGCGCCCGAGAACACGACCTTGCCCATCGCTTTTCCATGACGGGGGTTGATCACATCTTCGGCAGCACCACTTCGGGCCGGGCGCCATTCGCCGCCGATCCAGTTCTGAGCCTGCACATAGGGGGTGAACTCGTAGTCACGAGCATCAAAGGGAAACTTCCAACGGGTCATCGTGTTGCTCCTTCATGAGTAAGGCACCAACGGCCGCGCTCGCCAGCACGTCCAAAGACGTCTAAGCGGCGCGACCGCCAGTGGGGAGTCAAACTGCCTGGAAGTTGCGGGTACTGCCCTCATCGCGCTTAAAAGTGGGTCGGCTCTCGCTTCAAGAACTCACCGATGCCCTTCTCGCCAACGAACTCGCCATCGCGCACCTGAATCTGGCCGCGCACGGTCACCAGCGCGCAGCGCCCCTCGACCTCGCGCCCTTCAAAGGGGTTGTAGTCGACGTTCATATGATGGGTGTCCACGCTGAGCGTCTCTTTGACCGTGGGGTCGTAGACCACCAGATCCGCGTCACTTCCGATCTGAATGGTGCCCTTCTGCGGGAAGAGCCCGAAGATCCGGGCGGCCTGCGTGCTGGCAGCATCCACAAAGCGATGCAGATCGATGCGCCCTTTTTGCACGCCTTCGGTAAAGAAGACCCGCACACGATCTTCCAGCGAAGGGATCCCGTTGGGAATCAAGCAGAAGTTCTCCTCTCCCATGCGCTTCTGCGCCATATTGAAGGGAGCATGATCGCTGCCGAGCGTGGCGATCATGCCCTTATCAAAGCCCGCCCACAGGGGGGCCTGGTTGCGCTTATCGCGAAGCGGCGGACTCATCACGAACTTCGCGCCCTCGAAGTTCGGACGTTCGGCATCGCGATGATCAAGGACCAGGTGCTGAATCAGGGTCTCAATCCAGATATTGGCTCCCTGAAGCTGAGCTTCGACCGCCTCCTTGAGCGCTTCTTCGCAGGAGAGGTGCACGATGTAACCGTGTGCCCCGGTGACCCGGGCCATCGCACAGAAGTGACGCGTGCCCTCGGCTTCCACAAAGGTCGGACGGCTGGGCTCATGCCACTCCGGACCGAGCTTGCCCTCGTCGACGAGCTTCTTCTGAAGCGTATCGATCATCTCGGAGTTCTCGCAGTGGGCGGTGACCACCACGCCGAGTTCCCTGGCGAGCTTCATCACGCCGAGCAGCGCCTCGTCATCCACCCCCAGCGCGCCACCGTAGGCCAGAAAGACCTTGAAGCTGGCCACGCCCCGGCTGACGATCTCGCGCAGCTCCCGCTCCACCTCGTCATCAAAGCGTGTAATGGCCATGTGCCAGGTAAAGTCGGAGCAGGCCTTGCCCTGGGAGGCTTCCTGCCAGGTCTTAAACGCGCTGAGCGGCGACTCATCGCGGTTCGGAATGCAGAAATCAATCAGCGTGGTCGTGCCGCCACAGAGCGCCGCGATCGTAGCCGACTCGTAGTCATCGGCGGCAAAGGTCCCCATAAACTCCATGCGAACGTGGGTATGAGGATCAATAAAGCCCGGGAACACAAACTTGCCCCGGGCGTCATATTCCTCGGTCCCCTGAGGCACCTGGAGTTCCTGACCGATCGCTTTAATTCGGCCATGTTCACAATAGATATCCGCCACATAGCGTTGGCTGGCGGTGACGATCTCTCCGTTTCGAATCACAAGGTTCGACATCAACTCCTCCTGGAATCACGTGCCCTCCCGACGTTCGGAAGACCACGCCTGGGGTTCCGGGGCGATGCGGCGAGGGGGCGGCTTTTCATGAGCCGATCCCTCGCCGCGACATAGTATCAAGGTGGGTTGGCAAGCAGACGAGTTCCGCGCACAGCGTTCGCTCGTCCCCCATCGCCACCACCGGGCGCTTCAAACTCACGAGGGCCTGCCGCCGCTCTCCGCGCGAATGTTAGGTCTGCACACCGGCGGATGCTCGCCGCTCAATCGTGCACCGGGCGCGGCGCCAGTGTGCCATTTCCGCTCGTCACGTCTTCCCAGCTGCAGCGCTCAAAGTCGTTGGGAATCTCGACCATCTCAATGCAGCCATCGACCGGGCAGACCAGACTGCAAAGGTTGCACCCCACGCAGGCGTCAGGCTTGACCTCCACGTAGGTACGGCCATCGGCGCGGCGCTCCGAGAAGATAGCCTGGTGAGCTCCGTCTTCGCAGGCGGTGTAGCAGAGTCCGCAGCCGATGCATTTATCCTGATCGATGCGCGCGTTGATCACGTAGTTCAGGTCGAGTTCTTTCCACTCATGGATGCGTTCAACGCTGGCTCCACGCAGCTCATCCAGGGTCATGCCTCGCTCGTCCAGGAAGTTGGAGACCCCATCGCACAAATCTTCGATGATGCGGAAGCCATAGTGCATCACCGCCGTGCACACCTGAACCGAGCTGGCGCCCAGCGCAATGAACTCCACCGCGTCCTTCCAGTTGCTCACGCCGCCAATCCCGCTGATTGGCAGGTGCGCGGTCTGGGGATCGGTGGCGATCTGCGACACCATGTTCAGCGCAATGGGTTTAACCGCCGGACCGCAGTAGCCTCCGTGAGACGACCATCCCGCCACCGTGGGGCGAGGCGCGAGCGTATCGAGGTCGAGCCCGATAATGCTGTTGATGGTGTTGATGAGGCTTACCCCATCAGCCCCGCCTTCCAGTGCCGCCCGCGCCGGATAACGCACATCGGCGACGTTCGGTGTCAGTTTGACCAGCACCGGCACGCTCGCCACCTCTTGCACCCATTCGGTGATCTGGCGGGTGTACTCCGGCACCTGTCCCACCGCCGAGCCCATCCCACGCTCGCTCATCCCGTGGGGGCAACCGAAGTTCAGCTCCAGCCCGTCGGCGCCGGCATCCTGCGACTTTTTGACGATATCGTGCCAGGCTTCGCGAGTGGCCTCGACCATCAAGCTGACGATGATGGCGTTGTTCGGAAAGCGCTTTTTAACCTCGTAAATCTCGCGCAAGTTCACATCGAGCGGGCGATCGGTGATGAGTTCAATATTATTGAAGCCCATCATCTTCACACCGTTGTAGTCGAGCGCTCCGTAACGGGACCAGGTGTTGACGATGGGCTGACCGTCGGTGAGGGTCTTCCAGACCGCCCCACCCCACCCGGCCTCAAAGGCGTTGGCGACCTGGTAGCCGGTGTTGGTGGGCGGCGCCGAGGCCAACCAGAAAGGGTTGGGCGATTTAATGCCCGCAGTCGTGCAGCTAAGATCGGCCATTACCGGGCTCCTTCAAGAGTTTGATGGATGCTCTGGGCGGCGCGCTTGCCTTCAGCCACCGCGTTCACCACTTCCTGTCCTCCGCTCACGCAATCGCCTCCGGTCCAGAGGCGTTCGACGCTGGTGCGGCCATCCTCGTCGGCGATCACGCGTCCCCTATCATCGACTTCCAGACCTTCGAGCTGCTCGAAAAACGCCCGATGTTTCGCCTGGCCGGTGGCCCGAAACACGCGATCCACCTCCAGCACAAAATCACTGCCCGGCACGGGTTCCAGGCCGCCCTGCGCGTCGCTGCGCGTCTTCTGGCATTTCAAGCCGATGACGCGCCCGTACTCCCCGAGGATCTCGGCGGGCGCCGCCTCCAGTACGAAAATGCCGCCGTCTCGCCGGGCGAGTTCCTGCTCGTGGGCGTAGGCCCCCATGCGCTCGCGGGTACGCCGGTAGACCAGGTACACGCGCTCGGCGCCCAGGCGGCTGGCCTGTGTCACGGCATCAATCGCGGTATTTCCGCCGCCGATGACGGCGACGCTCAGACCTTTAAGTGAGACCTCCTCTTTGGGTCGGGTCTTAAGCTCCGCGATAAAGTCGAGCGCGTCCTGGCTCCCCTCAAGGTCTTCGCCGGGGATGCCGATGGCCGACACGCCGTCGAGCCCAACCCCCATGAAGACCGCGTCGAAGTCCTCAAAAAGCGACGCCAGCGGGATATCTTTACCGACCTCGGTGTTGCACTGAACGTTCACCCCGAGCTCTTTAACCCAGGCGATCTCAGCCAACGCCGTAGCGTAGTCCATTTTGTAATCGGCGATCCCGTAAGTGTTGAGGCCGCCAGGCTCCGAGGCCTTCTCAAACGCAACCACTTCATACCCCAGCTGCGCCAGCTCCGCGGCGCAGCCCAGACTCGCCGGCCCCGCCCCAATGCAGGCCACCCGACGCCCGTTGGGAGGCGCCGACTGAAAGAGAGGCTTCTGTCCGAGCACCACCGGGTCGGTAGCGTAACGCTGCAGTCTCCCGATCTGAATCGGCTCCTCATGCAGGTCGTGGAGCACGCATGCCCCCTCGCAGAGCTCCTCAGTCGGACACACCCGAGCGCAGGAGGCGCCCAGAATGTTAGCCTCCAGAATCACCCGGGCGGAGCCGCGCAGGTTGTCGTGGGCGATCTTTTTGATAAAGCTCGGAACGTCGATGCTTGTAGGGCAGGCCCGGGTGCAGGGCGCGTCGTAGCAGTTTAAGCAACGGTTGGCCTCTACCAGCGCCGCGCCTCGATCCATGAGGGGCTTGTAATCAGCAAAGGGCGATATCCTCAGCCCGGCTTCGTCCGCCATTGAGGTGCCTCGTCGGTTGGGGTGGGTGCATGTCCGCAAACGATCCAGCCGGCCCCTGCCTCAACAGGCAAGGCCCCACGGGGTCGCGGCCACAGACTTCGCGGCCAGAAGCGTACCGGACGTCATTGCACGTGCGTGAACGAACTCATTGAATTGAAGACGCCCAAGGTACGCAGTGAAAACTCGACCTGTCAAACCCGCGTCCCCTCCTTTCGCGAGTCGGTCGATGGCGGGCCCATGTTTACCCCTGATCTCACAGGGATCAATGCCGATGTTTTTATGTCCCTCGTGCCGGCGACGCTCTCGTCTGCCAAGGTATCGCCGGACGATACGCCGGTGGACGACCACACGAGCGTTCGCACGTTGAGAGTTCGAAGCGACCTGCCGCCGCTCTGCGCGCCGCCTTTTTTGGGAGTATCCCGCTGATGTCGAAGTCTTCCGTCGATGCCCTCTTCGCCCCGCTGACCTTTCGCGGCGGACGCCAGGCCAACAATCGTCTATGGCTTGCCCCACTGACCAACCAGTCGAGCCACGAGGATGGCTCTCTTTCGAACGATGAGCTGCGCTTTCTTACAGCTCGCGCCGCAGGGGGCTTCTCGGTGATCGAGTCCTGCGCGACGCATGTCTCCCTGGAGGGCCAGGGCTGGCCGGGTGAGTTTGGCATCTTCGAGGATCGCCTCATCGACGACTGGCGTCGGGTGGCCGAGGCGATTCATGCGCATGACGCGTTGCTCATCCCGCAGATCTTTCACGCTGGTGAGCGCGCCAACGCGCAGGTCTCCGGCAGGCAGGCATGGTCGGCGAGCGGTGACGAGGAAAATAACGTCCGCCCGGCCACGCTTCTCGATATCCAGAACGTTATCGAAGCCTTCGCCCGGGCCACTCGCCGCGCCCTGGCAGCCGGAGCCGATGGTGTGGAGTTGCACGGGGCGCACGGCTATCTGCTCTGCCAGTTTTTGAGCCCGACTCGAAATCACCGCAACGACCGCTACGGCGGCACACTTGAGAATCGCGCGCGGCTGATTCGCGAGGTCATGCGCGCCTGTCGAGCCGAAGTTCCCGCGGACTTCATCGTCGGGGTGCGCCTCTCACCGGAAGACTTCGGGGCGACGGTCGGCATCGACATCGACGACGCGATTCAGACCGCGACATGGCTTACAGAAGACGGCGCTGACTTTATCCACATCTCCCTCTGGGACGTCTTCCAAACATCCAAGAAGTATCCCGACACCCACCCGCTCACGCTCTTTCGGGCCGCACTTCCTCAGGATGTTCCACTGATCACGGCCGGCCACATCTGGACGGTAGACGATGCCCTGCAGACCCTGGCGCGAGGGGCAGATGCCGTAGCCCTCGGGCGCTCGGCGATCGCGAATCCGGACTGGCCCCGTCAGGCGCACCGGCCCCAGAACTCGCCACGCCGCCCTCCTCTGAGCCCCGAAGAGTTGGCCGAGCGCGGACTCGGCCCGGCCTTTATCGACTACATGCGACGCTGGCAAGGATTCGTGCGCTGAGCACCGCCGACGCGTAGTTGAATTCGGATCCGGGCATCACCATACTTCGATGCGCCGGTGCAGCGAGCAGGCTCGAAGTTCCGCTCCGTGGGCTGCGTTCGGGACGCCTCTCTCACAAGCATGCCAGGTCCCGGGCCTGTCGCGTTCACGGCCTGAGTCCTTGTTCACTTCCCGAAACCCTCCCCGCGCAGGTGACCCCGAGAGCCACCATTCGCAGCGCTCTCCGGACTCCTGCGCGATCCTCTGCTTCCTGATGCCCGCCCCCCGGGAAGCCCCCGCTGTTTGGAACCAGCTTTTACTCTCGGAGATGGATGATGAAGACCAGAATGACACTCGCTTTTCTTACGCTCGCCATGACGACGCTGACTCTGGCCGCACCGGCCACGGCGCAGACCACGCCATTTGGCACCGAACTCTCGGAGCCCGCGCGCCTGAAATCGGCGTTTCGCGCCGGTCGCTGGAATGCGGGCATCGATTCGAGCTTCGCCCGCACCAGTGCCACCAATGAGCTTCCCAGCGGCCAGGAAGCAAGCGACTCCACCCTCTTTTTAAGGCTCGACGCAAGCGTCGGTGTCATGGTCGTCAAGCGCCTGGAGGTCGGCGCAAACATCGGCCTCCTGGCCAGACGCCTCAACCGTGACGAGGCCGCAGCCGCCACGGAGACGGCTCTCACGGTTCAACCCATGGCGCGTTACCACATGCCGATGACCGATCGCTTTTCCACCCACGTTCAACTCTCGCTCGGCCCCTACTTCGGTGGAAGCTCCCGCGAGGTCACCGTGCTCGAAGGCACCTCCGCTCGTGAGGTCGAGGAGCGCACCAGCACCCTGGGGTTCATGCTCTCCACCGGACTGGGGGTGGGCTACCGCGTCTCCGAAGGTCTGCAGATCCGTTTTGGTGTGGACATGACCTGGCTCTGGGGACGAGAGAGCATCGCCACGCTCGATGAGTCACTGAGTGTGAAAACCACCCATCTGGGCACCAGCGCCGGACTTCGCTACTTCTTCTGAGTCGGCGACCAACGTCTGGCCGACCGCACCATCGAGGGCTAGCCCTCGATGGTGCGGTGGTATTCATCTTCGGCGTCTTTCTTTTTCTTTTTAAAGAGCTTACGCGCCTTCTCGGTGTTCACGCCGTCGATGAAGTAGGCCGCTGCAGCCTGCCCCACGGCCCGGGTACCGGCGAAGGCAATCGCCGCAGACCCCGCACTTCCCAGGCCGGGCATCACCTTGAGCAGCCCCCGGGCCACCTCGCGAAGGGCCATCGCCGCTCCCACATTGGCGCCGATGGCCCCGAGAAACTCCGCCGCGGTGCGCAGCTCAATCTTGCGGCCGGCGACATAGCCGATACCCACCACCAGACTGACCTGAAGTGAGGTAATGGGGCCAATATCGGCCAGAGGAATCGGAGTGAGCGCCACCCCGGCGGCAATGCCAGCAACCACCGCTGTGAGTCGGTCCGCCATCCGATGTTGCAAGGCCCGAACCTGGCTGAGCCGCACGAACTCTACACGGGCCTGCTCCGGCAGCTCATCGAGTAAAAAATCAAGCAACTCCTCAATGCGCCAGCGCTCATCCGCGCGGCGAGTTCCGTCGCGACGCCAGGATTGATACGCCGAGACGCCGTGCACTCCGACGAGCTGATCGCGAAGTCCATCACGCCCGCGCATCTTCTGGTACAGGTCCTGCTCAATGCGCTGAACGCGGGCGAGCTTCTCCTGGAGATCTACGTCGTCTTCTTGCTCGGGCTCATGAAGGCG is a window from the Lujinxingia litoralis genome containing:
- a CDS encoding CoA-acylating methylmalonate-semialdehyde dehydrogenase, with the protein product MTRWKFPFDARDYEFTPYVQAQNWIGGEWRPARSGAAEDVINPRHGKAMGKVVFSGAADVEDAFAAATAALPAWKAMPIRERAQVLYRVKALMEANLDELSWLLSHENGKTIAQARGSVLKGIECVEMGASLQNMADGGQLDVSRGVNCRVIHEPLGVVAGIVPFNFPTMVPLWMLPQALVAGNTFILKPSEKVPYGAMRLAEIFQEAGLPDGVLNIVHGGKDAVETIIDHEGIKAVAFVGSTPVAKMLYARGAQTGKKVLGLGGAKNHLVVVPDASPQVTSDNIVASYTGCAGQRCMAASVLLAVGEVDHIVEQVAQRSRELVPGKDIGAIISQESRERILRYIDEAEAAGATILVDGRGATVPGSEGYWVGPTIIDGCTPEMACVREEIFGPVLSIIRTSTLDEALAIENASPFGNAACIYTTSGAVAERALSRFEAGMCGVNIGVPVPREPFAFGGWNDSKFGHGDMTGMDGFRFWTRPRKVTVKWELQSDQTWMS
- the preA gene encoding NAD-dependent dihydropyrimidine dehydrogenase subunit PreA, with the translated sequence MADLSCTTAGIKSPNPFWLASAPPTNTGYQVANAFEAGWGGAVWKTLTDGQPIVNTWSRYGALDYNGVKMMGFNNIELITDRPLDVNLREIYEVKKRFPNNAIIVSLMVEATREAWHDIVKKSQDAGADGLELNFGCPHGMSERGMGSAVGQVPEYTRQITEWVQEVASVPVLVKLTPNVADVRYPARAALEGGADGVSLINTINSIIGLDLDTLAPRPTVAGWSSHGGYCGPAVKPIALNMVSQIATDPQTAHLPISGIGGVSNWKDAVEFIALGASSVQVCTAVMHYGFRIIEDLCDGVSNFLDERGMTLDELRGASVERIHEWKELDLNYVINARIDQDKCIGCGLCYTACEDGAHQAIFSERRADGRTYVEVKPDACVGCNLCSLVCPVDGCIEMVEIPNDFERCSWEDVTSGNGTLAPRPVHD
- a CDS encoding outer membrane beta-barrel protein; this translates as MKTRMTLAFLTLAMTTLTLAAPATAQTTPFGTELSEPARLKSAFRAGRWNAGIDSSFARTSATNELPSGQEASDSTLFLRLDASVGVMVVKRLEVGANIGLLARRLNRDEAAAATETALTVQPMARYHMPMTDRFSTHVQLSLGPYFGGSSREVTVLEGTSAREVEERTSTLGFMLSTGLGVGYRVSEGLQIRFGVDMTWLWGRESIATLDESLSVKTTHLGTSAGLRYFF
- a CDS encoding NADH:flavin oxidoreductase, which translates into the protein MSKSSVDALFAPLTFRGGRQANNRLWLAPLTNQSSHEDGSLSNDELRFLTARAAGGFSVIESCATHVSLEGQGWPGEFGIFEDRLIDDWRRVAEAIHAHDALLIPQIFHAGERANAQVSGRQAWSASGDEENNVRPATLLDIQNVIEAFARATRRALAAGADGVELHGAHGYLLCQFLSPTRNHRNDRYGGTLENRARLIREVMRACRAEVPADFIVGVRLSPEDFGATVGIDIDDAIQTATWLTEDGADFIHISLWDVFQTSKKYPDTHPLTLFRAALPQDVPLITAGHIWTVDDALQTLARGADAVALGRSAIANPDWPRQAHRPQNSPRRPPLSPEELAERGLGPAFIDYMRRWQGFVR
- a CDS encoding NAD(P)-dependent oxidoreductase; the encoded protein is MADEAGLRISPFADYKPLMDRGAALVEANRCLNCYDAPCTRACPTSIDVPSFIKKIAHDNLRGSARVILEANILGASCARVCPTEELCEGACVLHDLHEEPIQIGRLQRYATDPVVLGQKPLFQSAPPNGRRVACIGAGPASLGCAAELAQLGYEVVAFEKASEPGGLNTYGIADYKMDYATALAEIAWVKELGVNVQCNTEVGKDIPLASLFEDFDAVFMGVGLDGVSAIGIPGEDLEGSQDALDFIAELKTRPKEEVSLKGLSVAVIGGGNTAIDAVTQASRLGAERVYLVYRRTRERMGAYAHEQELARRDGGIFVLEAAPAEILGEYGRVIGLKCQKTRSDAQGGLEPVPGSDFVLEVDRVFRATGQAKHRAFFEQLEGLEVDDRGRVIADEDGRTSVERLWTGGDCVSGGQEVVNAVAEGKRAAQSIHQTLEGAR
- a CDS encoding GTPase, with translation MTLREELTEQVMRIEEMLDKVPEPVARKLRDHLKELRELLFEQRPPRFVLVGRRGAGKSSLVNAIFGESVAEVGHEKATTGRGTWWSYQGALGTLELLDTRGLQEGSTPAEAEQGVGVVASISEAIEQKAPDALLFLIKAKEVDAAVDADLDGLEAISGLVRRHFGFPVPVVAVITHCDELEPKNVRLHEPEQEDDVDLQEKLARVQRIEQDLYQKMRGRDGLRDQLVGVHGVSAYQSWRRDGTRRADERWRIEELLDFLLDELPEQARVEFVRLSQVRALQHRMADRLTAVVAGIAAGVALTPIPLADIGPITSLQVSLVVGIGYVAGRKIELRTAAEFLGAIGANVGAAMALREVARGLLKVMPGLGSAGSAAIAFAGTRAVGQAAAAYFIDGVNTEKARKLFKKKKKDAEDEYHRTIEG
- the hydA gene encoding dihydropyrimidinase, which encodes MSNLVIRNGEIVTASQRYVADIYCEHGRIKAIGQELQVPQGTEEYDARGKFVFPGFIDPHTHVRMEFMGTFAADDYESATIAALCGGTTTLIDFCIPNRDESPLSAFKTWQEASQGKACSDFTWHMAITRFDDEVERELREIVSRGVASFKVFLAYGGALGVDDEALLGVMKLARELGVVVTAHCENSEMIDTLQKKLVDEGKLGPEWHEPSRPTFVEAEGTRHFCAMARVTGAHGYIVHLSCEEALKEAVEAQLQGANIWIETLIQHLVLDHRDAERPNFEGAKFVMSPPLRDKRNQAPLWAGFDKGMIATLGSDHAPFNMAQKRMGEENFCLIPNGIPSLEDRVRVFFTEGVQKGRIDLHRFVDAASTQAARIFGLFPQKGTIQIGSDADLVVYDPTVKETLSVDTHHMNVDYNPFEGREVEGRCALVTVRGQIQVRDGEFVGEKGIGEFLKREPTHF